Proteins co-encoded in one Apodemus sylvaticus chromosome 6, mApoSyl1.1, whole genome shotgun sequence genomic window:
- the Gphb5 gene encoding glycoprotein hormone beta-5: protein MKLVYLVLGAVTLLLLGSPDSVLSSSSGNLHTFVGCAVREFTFMAKKPGCRGLRITTDACWGRCETWEKPILEPPYIEAYHRVCTYNETRQVTVKLPSCAPGVDPFYTYPMAVRCDCGPCSTATTECETL from the exons ATGAAGCTGGTATACCTTGTCCTTGGTGCGGTGACCCTTCTTCTTCTGGGCAGCCCTGACTCTGTCCTCAGCAGCTCCAGTGGGAACCTGCACACTTTTGTGGGCTGTGCTGTGAGGGAATTCACTTTCATGGCCAAGAAGCCAGGCTGCCGGGGACTTCGGATCACCACAGATGCTTGCTGGGGCCGCTgcgagacctgggag AAACCCATCCTGGAGCCTCCCTACATCGAAGCCTATCATCGAGTGTGTACCTACAACGAGACCAGACAGGTGACGGTGAAGCTGCCTAGCTGTGCTCCTGGAGTCGATCCCTTCTATACCTACCCAATGGCTGTCCGATGTGACTGCGGGCCGTGTTCTACCGCCACCACCGAGTGCGAGACCCTCTGA